AACTTTTGCCTTGAGAAATGTGCAAACCTGGTCTCCATCCACTCGGCGAACGAAGTCCGCTTCATCATGACTATCTACGATTTTATAGGCGAAATATTGATCGGTGCACTTGCACCGGCCCAGGATTTTATTTATTGGCTTGATGGTACACCGGCAAATTATaacaacttgaaatttttctataattccACTTGTGTTCATATGACAGTTGCACCTGGAATGCAGAATGTTGGAAAATGGTTTACTAGATTTTGTACGGAAACGGGCAAATTTTTGTGTAAGCGATCAATCAAGAATTCGTGTACTTGAATAAAGATTTTCttggtgattttttgtttttgacgattattgtatttttttaattaaaaaaaaacggtttttaaAGATGTCACAGTTTGAATTTGTAAAACTaatgttttcaactgaaaaacgcGAAgtttatatcgattttttgaaattctaagtAACAATTGTAGattccaatgtttttttttttatatggaAAATAATTAGGAAGACAATTAGTTAATTTTACAAAGTTTCAGAGaaagttgaccaaaaaaaatgtttctttttcttcgtcCGAGTGTTTTGAAATATGCCAAGTTAATTTATTCAGCTTGACTGCTAGGGCTttcatggtaggcaggcgcggtttcagggcaTGACGGCTGCCTGAAACCTGACTCGCCTGGCGCCGGTCTTTTGCCTCTTTTCGGCATTTTGACACTACTCATTTCTatcattttgttaaaaatcaattttagaaattaaaaaaaaaatcacatacaTATGTTTAGCATAAGCCACGTATTGAGGCGTGAGGCAAGTGGAGCTCGTTTTGAAGTCAGGCAGGTAGGCGCTTTGAAAGTAGATAGCGGTTTTCTACTATgttcgttcaaaaaattatctaggaaaatgatttttttcatttgggagaattttaataaattggcAGTGTTTTTCATTGTAACATTTCCTCGGTAGTTGAGCACTTTCCCATCATTTTGCAAGGAACCGATATATGAGCTGCCACTGTAGAGTACATATGCAGCGTACCAACCAGATGTCGTTTTTATGACGTAACGTCTCCCGTGCAATAACCGTGCTCTTCAAGGACCCGCATCGATCGATTTATAGCGCACATTGCGCGTTCCACCTTACAACTAGCTAGTGAACCACTACCACCGTCATTCTTCTGCCAGTTGTTTCTTCTGTTTACTACTCATTTCTGTATTCTCCTTCTTCTCTTTTGCCTTATATATTATACTCTAAAAATGGAATCCACTGCCCCCAATGCTCCAACTGAAGAGGCTCCAGAGCCGACGCCATTCGTCTTCGAGTTCAAGAACAATCACATCAAGCTCATTGAGCTGCATGTCTACACTGATAGTATGGAAATCTTGCTTATTGGAAACGACGGTAACCGTTACGAAGTTGAAATCCAGGAGTACCCCGGTGAAGCTTGTATCGAACAGATTTCATTGAATCGGGTGCTCGTTCAGAAAAAGGAATGCACTTCGATGTACCCGAGTGCACCGATTGCCATTGTAACTCTCTACTCGATTTTGCGCCAGCCAGGTGTCAAAGTCGATTGCTTTTACTATCGAATTCTGAATCAATACTTTGTGAGAGACAAGAATAACAAGACGGAGCATGCGAAATGGGATGAAAGGTCGGCTAGTTTGACTAAAATGCTCAAGGCAATGATGAGAGCATTGATGAAGAAGCTTGAAGTGGAGGTGTTCAAGATTGTGTACAATGGGAAGGAGGAGGAGGTGATGTGCCTTTTGCCGTATTTTGAACCAGGTTAGTTGCTTTCTTTCGATTTGAATATAacattttaactcaaaaaaaggACCGAAATGAGTGTAAACAGCCTCGGCGAGCTTAAATACTTTGAACATGGTGCAAAACTCGtagtgcgcctttaaaaaggggttactgtaatttcgaaaatccatCGTTTTTGAATGTTGATTATTACCCAGacgctaaaattttcaattttccaaaacccggtatccggtctcgccacgacaatttttgttaacttcaaaacggtgtgcgcctttaaagagtactgtaactttaaACTTTCACTACTATGCTATGAAATTTTCCTGTATTTTTTCCGCGTATGTGTAATAACAAAAACCGTAATCCCTCATTAAAGGCACACAAGCTCCAGAGATCTGCttacaaaatcaaatattattcaaaaaaattaaagttttttcaggATATCTCCGAAGAATTTGCCTGTTCAACCCGCTGTACGTGTCACCAACAGTCATCGATAACATAATCACCACGGAGCAATGGAAGCAGGCGAAAGAGCTCAATACAATGACCGGCGAGCCAGTTGCATTTCCAGTTGAATCGCACGCTCACTTTGAGAGTTTGAGAATTCGAATTCCTGAGTTAAAGCAAATCGATGTTATATTATTGGTTTtggtgggtttttttttaaattttattgtgTTGCTTCGATCCAAACGAATCAAAAATAGTctaaaattcggaaaaatcaggccttggcttaggcttactattaggcttagatttaggcaaatattaggctttggcttaggcgtAGACTTACGCTTGGGattaggcttacgcttagtCTTAGTCTTAGACGTAGGATTAGggttaggctttggcttatgCTTACGCCTAGACTTAGCAGAacaagatttttcaatattggTTAAATGTTCCCTAAAACGAGAACTGCGACCAATGAACaatttgctccgcccacttctgaTCCAATCAGATGAAGTGGGCGGAGATCGCAGACGCTGATTGATCCGAAAATcttattttggagggaattcaagcagaaaattcagccaaaattgaaaagtttttcgcTTTTCTTTTGTGTATTTTCTGAATTGGAGActgtttttgatttgtttgttTGAAGCAAAATCTCTATCCACGTTACAACTGGAACAGAAAAATGCGTAATGTTCcacgcaaaatatctcgtcgcgaaaactacagtaactttttaaatgactactgtagcgcttgtgtcgatttacggagctcaatttttattcgataaaatattaaatgaaaacaaaaaaaattacaaaacatgacgaaaaataaagaaaattgaatatcattTTTAACATCGgacccgtaaatcgacatgtgtgctacagtagtcgtttaaaggattactgtagttttcgcgacgagatattttgtgcgtcaaatgtgttgcacaatacgcacaactttgtgttcccgtaaaaCGTCACAGTAGATCAAAGATTTTCGCTTGAAtcctatttttcagaaatacttGAACCAGAAAACGCCAAAAGACAACGAAATCGGCGTGCAAAACGTGTCGGAGCTGTTCGATTTCATGTGGGGATCAATGGGAATTCCACACGAAAATGATCCTGAAACTATAAGATACACGTGGAAGAGCGGAACCTACAACCTGTACGCAGAAGTCACAAAAAATGGAGTCAGATTCACATCGGAGACTCGTCAGGCTTAATTTGTCATCTTCAATCTGTAAATTTAATCTTTTGTGAATAAATATCCACGGGGTTCAgcccttcctcattgaatttttcgcgcttcATTGACAATcacctgccggacaacgcgtgcactccacacggacaaatacatttagttttacaactaaattcgagccgcgacgcgacacgcaactcgccgtaaatctaccccagatatggccgagccaaaatggccttgttcggcaaactcttccattacAATTTATGAAGGAAGCCAAAATTCCGTGAATATCGCCTAAAAAGTCctttaaaaataggaaatagcGAATTTATTCTATTTTCCTATTGATATGGTACATGAATACGAGTGCGATCACAATATGAATAAATCTCTGAACTATTAGAAAACTATAGAAATACATTATGGcaatttaatggaaaaattaggGTTTCGCCGGTGGCTTCACAGCGGCCATGCTCTCGTCAAGTGCTTTTTGGATATTCTTGAAAGCGTCTTTTCCAAGATAATCCGGATGTCCAGCCTCCCAGGCGATACGCTGCTTTTCCGAATCATCCTCGACCTTTGGAGCTGCTGGTGCCTCCGACGAGCTGCTGCTCTGCAGGCTGAACGAGTGCCACTGCTGGTAGTGCTCATTCTTGTGGAGACCCGAATCCGACGGTGGCGAATTCCATGGCTTCTGAGCGCCGATGAAGTGAACAATTTTGGTTTGTGCTCCGTATTTTCGGTAGGCGGCGGGGTATGAGTAGAATTCTCCGGCTGTCATGTTGTAAATGAACGGGAGCCGGTGAGCAGATGGAAGATCACGCCAGTTTGAGAAGTACTCGTTGAGAAGACCTTGATCTCCACCATCGAATGAGCCGGACGACGTGGCGAGGGACAGAAGAGCTCCTgaaaagcaaagaaaaattgaaataaaatttaatttttccttttaaaaaacttacgatAGACGGTGAGCGACGGCGTGAACACGAAAACTCCCGAATTGAACATATCTGGCCATCCGATATCGGCAGCGGCAGAGAAGTCGGGTCTTTCGAAGAGTTCATCAGAGTTCCTGATGATCATAGTGTCAGCATCCAAGAATACCGCCTTCGAGTATTGAGTGAGACGCCAGCAATGGAACTTTGTGAACGTCACACCGAGATCCGGGCGGCCGATCAACGAGAGATTTTCCGAGTCGTTACTGTTGAAGATGTCGACGACCGTGACTTCGTCGAATTTGTTCACCAACTTTTCACGAACCGAATTTGAAATCTGGAATTTAATTTagttaattattttataaatattttcgaattgaTTCTCACCTCATTAGTGATCAAACAGTGAATTCTTCTAGTCGTTCCTGATGCGTGAAGCGAGTTAAGAAGAGTGAGTGCACCTTGAGCATATCGGTCATTGGTGGCCAGAGTAATCCACGCCTCGGTCATTTTTcgatgctgaaaaattgaaaatttagaaaaaaattatttaaaaaacacgaaaaccccacaaaaaatcgagaaaaatgatCCGAAAAGTAACAGATAGAATGGTAGTAAACAGACAAGCGAAACACAAATACAAacagagaaatgaaaaattggcgCCGGATACTTTTCTAGAGATCAAAACAAAACTATTTGTTTGAACTCGAGTTTCAAgtctagaaaaattagtttaattcactgattactgattttttcggcggaatttaattggaaaattaattaaaattatttaattttgatttatttcgttaaaaaccaatgaaaatcggggaaaatagtaaattttaagctgaaaaaagaacaaaaaataattcaaaaataaaacaaatttcggtTGTGCAGTGGAGCGCATCTGCAAAGCTCAGAAGATTTGATATTCCACAGAACGTGATTTGTGGGGATTTTTACTTTTGATTAGactaatttcagaaaattttatgagaacttatgaatgaaaatttcaaactttgtaAACTTTCAAGTGACTTCTCGAAAAACATGGATTTTTGCatcattttccgaaattttctcCCAATTTTGTGTCTCACATGTCAGGAATCCCTTACTTTGTGGAgcctcgatttttttgttggaaaaatggtttaaaaaactcgattatttcagatttttctgacttaaaaaatcagaaaaattttgaaaaaggaggAGCTTGTCTGGTGTCAGTTTTCCTATTTATTGTTAATTCCTGACAAGACTGATGAAAAATTCTGAccctgcgcctttaaagtatACGATAcctttttttggagattttttgcaattaattcctcatttttataaattaagaTATCTTTAAACATTAAACTTagccaaaatttcattaaaaattattaatccCATTTTCGTATTcctttttcattatttccgACGCTAAAATTCATGTTTCTCTATTATTCGTGGCAGGACCCAGCGGAAAAAATTTGCTATGCACCTTTAAAACATACGGTAgtcgttttttgtttttttttcgcgatttttttttgaataattccaacattttcccatcaataatgttttgtttgacttcattcttttcatttttagtttttaaatttttcagctgataaCAGGCGGCCCGCCACTATCGTCACTGATAAGTTTGCACTTCGATTTTGCAGGGTTAATTTGACTACCCTTcgctttttttgcattttattttttgaaatttaatgttAATTCTTGCATTTTATtgctagttttgaaaaaaaatcatttttgaaattttcagattcgacACCGTCGGCGCCTCTGAGCGATCCGCAGTTTGGACTTCAAAATTGCGGAATTTTTCATGGACGCCAACGACTATCCGCGTCTCTACTACACAAGTGTGAGCTCGACTCCCTttataatcgaaaaaaatgcatttaaaaaaccttaaagaattcaaaaatcatcgagAAAAACCGCTTTGCAGATGCCCTCGAGCAGCACTTCAATGGTCACGACGACGCGATTTTCGACATCTTTTTCGCCGTCAATTCCCTGCCATCGACAAGAAAACTTCAGACGACACTCAACTTCAGCTCTAGCAAAACGAAACGGCTCAGAAAGCGAAAAATCAgctgaaattcgagaaaatccGGACGAAATCGAAGTTTCCAGAggtaattattgatttttgtgccggatttttcgccaaaaaacgTCTAAAATTCACGTGAATTTGAAGATTGGAAgctaaaatttgcatttttggaaaaaaaaaattaaagaaaaaaaaaatctgaaaaacagaattttcaaaatgttcgtcgtttttttttcaaaaaaaaagtgtttttatgatgaaaattccgaattagtcgaaaacaaaaaaatgtaattaaaaatataacatttaaaaaatctgaatttttacgaaaaatcaagttttcaacgttttttttaaactaatttttttactcgaaaaaaatacaaaaaagtgaaaattttcactaaaaatagcaaaaattttttttttaattatgaaaaaactctaaaaacaatttttggcatttttggggtaaatttttaattttttaattttttttaaatttttccaaaaaaataattttgatcattttttagtgaaaattgtctttttttttttttaattaatttttggtatttttcgttaaattttcgcaataaaaaaatcccaaaaaaatctgaaattttccagtttctgGCCGTGATAGCTCTCTCGCCTTCTACACAACTGCACACGAGACGTCGTCGATGCTCAGGTGATCGCTTTTTTCATGGTTTTCGGGAAAAATAAGCGGAAATGTATTCGAAAAATCGCGTTTAGCGGGTACAATTTACCTGGAAATGGGATTTTTTCGTAATAATCAGAAAACTATAAATTGCTGTTCTCTCGggagaaaatattggaaatattattattatcaattgaaaaaaagtaaattgcaaaaaatggaaatttttaaatttttggaaataattgacaaaaaatcatttaaaaatttctaaactttggaaaattctgaatttactaaattttgaaatttcgaattttttaaaatcaaaattattaaaaatttcaaaaaaattttaaattttaatttttaaaataattttgaaaatttaagattttcggaaaaatcgtaaaatttcgaatattttttaaaaaaattcaaaactctgggaaattcgattttttgaaaatttcacatttctaGATCTTGGAAAATGTTACAGTTATTcgaaagttagaaaatttacggctttttggataattttaaatttttctttttttttttgaaaatttgaaaatttcaaacttccaaaaaaaaaacattaaccaaaaatcaacttcaaaaattcccatatttttctttttataaattcgaattttgatttgaaaatttaaaattcgatgaataggaatttttttaattttggtttgatctacaaaaaatgcaaaaataaaaaaaaaaagtggcgtcagcacgttcttaaccatacgaaatcagttgagaactctgtggctcttctcccgcattttttgtaaatctacgtagatcaagccgaaatgagacaccagagacaccacgtgatttcgggatttaaaaaaaaattagaatttatgtttcaaaaaaaatcggtgaatttttttaaaaaccaagaaattcAATAGTTATGTAGACCAAAGTCGCCTTaagtgaatttattttctgttcaattcccaaaataattcttcaaaaaaaaactgggagcttataaaaataataactcaaaatgagaaatttccCTAATTTCCTATCCCTACCCTCTCTTTTTATCTATCTTTACATCCAGAATCTATAAATTCTCCATCTTCTTCCACAAGCCTGCCctgccaaaaaattcaattatccCGCCCCATCGGACCGCCCGTTTTCTCCTATTCTCGGTGTTGtattttcgaattgaaatttacactccttttccctttttttcgcccatttttttCGGTGTGGTAAAAATGGAGttgaagaagctgaaaaagaagaagaagaagcgtcGTCGTTATTGTTGTTATCCTCGGGCTCCGTCAGctatgttcattttttttttgctcaattggGAGCCCCACAGGTTGAAAGAGTTGTTTTTGAGTCGTTTGGCACTGGAACTGcaactggaatttttctgctattttaaaaactgttttaaaattgaaaatgtacgGTTTTCAAGATTGTGTTGAACTGGTCTTCTTATAttattggtggccgagttttctctttcCGCGGCCGTGTGCGAAGAACTCGAGGCACCACGCTTTCGAGACCTAGTCAAGAACAAAATCTACGAAACCAAGTTTTCGGGGTTTTCTCGGTGAATTCCGAACTCCTTCACACTTCTCTGTCCTTCGCATTACTGGAAACTCCGCTCAATTTCCTGACAGGCTTCTCCTTTTCAACCTCTTCCCCGAGCTTCGAAATTATCTTCACCGCTGCTGAATATCCTTTTTTTGCGGAATTAATGAAGTTTCGTGTCATCATCTTCTCCATCTTCTCCAACGACATCTTCTACGATTCCTCCTTAATCTAATTCatcataaatatttatttatttcactCCGTCTTCTGCTCTGAAAAAGAAGATGTAGTCATGTACATATTACACGTACACAATATTCCATGATTCCCTACAATTttctcgcaaaaaaaaaaacgccgcatttttttgcgaaaccCCTGGAGACCGTTTGTATGGGGGCATGCGATGCCCGGGGTACATTAAAGTGTGTTGGCcctcttggttttttttcactttttgtcgggttttgagtgtttttcttgaattccATACGACCTCAGATTGGAGTTTTGGAGCTGTTCAAGTTACAAGCTTCACTTAATTTTAAGCCGAAAAtcgttttccagttttcttgTTTCACGGTCTTTTTAAACTTCCGGGCCTGTAAGCCCTTGTGTTCACatggttactgtagaagtatTGTCTCAAGGGATTTAAGTTTGCGTGTGTCCTAGAGACCAACAACGTTTGCCCTCAGAATCTCCTTCTGAAATACCTTGGCAACTCGGTTCTGCCCTAAAAATCTGTCTCTAGATTCACAGGTTTTATGTATTTGGTGTCTAAATGAGTGTGCGAAGGTATATGTGTGCGTGAGAGCGTGAGAAGCTCTCAACTCTCGATACTCCAACCATTTCACcttattttcttattcaaaTGTCGTCGTCGTCGCCGGTTGGTCTCACCTCGCCGTTTTTATTATAATgctcactttttcttttttctacttCTAAGCTTCCTCCTGTTAGTTTCTGACTCTTGGAAAGCCTCTCGACTTCTCTAGACAGGTCCAGATGGTACTCTGGCtcccggaaatttgaatttcccgccgctGCCATATGTTGTGATTTTTGATGTGATGTGATAGTTAGATACGTGCTCGATGTGCATATTCCTTGAGGTGCCTTTGGAACTAGCGATGTGCTGCCATCTTGATGCTAGCCGActgctctgaaattttctgtcgGCTGGCGACTGCCTGTGCCTACCGACAGTTTTTGGACGAAGGTCGGATATGAAAATCCCCTTTTGTTCTGATTTCTGCTATGGACTTTTCTGATCAAAGGTTCCAAACAGGGGTGGGCATTCTTGATTGAttgatttcttgaatttcttgatttcttgacaTTTTGTCAAGAATTCttgtttcttgatttcttgataaattttgtcaagaaatcaagaaattttttaactcggaaatggctgaaaaactgggttttccatttttccgaaatttttttttcgctgtttttgtcattttcagaatatatttactcaaaaaacaccataaaactcaatttcagttgaaaaaaacgacgatttcagaaagaaattcaaaaaagattgaaaacgtttttgtcgaaaattattagttttgcacgTTTTGCCCATTTTCGAAGTTCCTTCTGAtgattttcgctgaaaaataagttaagACTGATAAATTTAActatttctttcaatttcggTCAAAAATAATGGCCGGAGaacatttcttgatttttcttgatttcttgactttttcttgactttttaaatcaagaattcttgattgattgatttcttgactttgaaaaagtttgccCACGCTTGGTTCCAAAGATGACCACCTCGAAATTGACTTAATTGTCTTTTGTAGTGCTTCtgattaatagtttttttttaattagtgtTGATCTCTAATAAACTTATGAAAGAATCTAGTCAGCAACATATGATGCTCCAGCTTCTTGACATCTAAAATGGCTCACAGCGACAATTTCCATCGTAGTACCGATTTCTCAGACCTacgggttttttttccaattccggtTAGAAATCGAAATGGCCTCCTGGCGATCTTTTCCATAATCTCATTTGCTGAGCCTTTCGCCTCTCAACCCAAATGAGAATTTCATCCAAAAACGCGAGTTGGCTCTCAAAAAGCAGAAGCATCAACCAAATATGCGTGCTCACACACATACAAAGTGCAGTGAAGCGAGTCGGCGGCGGAGATAGCTCCGTTATAATTAGGATTCCATCTATCTGACAGCTCTGAAAAGGCGAAGAGCACAGCAAAACGGATGAGAAAcgacacaatttttcattcattttccgCCGATGAAGGAGGAGGAAGCAAATTTCTTTCgccaaaatgaaaagaaaa
This is a stretch of genomic DNA from Caenorhabditis elegans chromosome V. It encodes these proteins:
- the T25E12.6 gene encoding DUF38 domain-containing protein (Confirmed by transcript evidence), with translation MESTAPNAPTEEAPEPTPFVFEFKNNHIKLIELHVYTDSMEILLIGNDGNRYEVEIQEYPGEACIEQISLNRVLVQKKECTSMYPSAPIAIVTLYSILRQPGVKVDCFYYRILNQYFVRDKNNKTEHAKWDERSASLTKMLKAMMRALMKKLEVEVFKIVYNGKEEEVMCLLPYFEPGYLRRICLFNPLYVSPTVIDNIITTEQWKQAKELNTMTGEPVAFPVESHAHFESLRIRIPELKQIDVILLVLKYLNQKTPKDNEIGVQNVSELFDFMWGSMGIPHENDPETIRYTWKSGTYNLYAEVTKNGVRFTSETRQA
- the gyg-2 gene encoding glycogenin glucosyltransferase (Confirmed by transcript evidence), with translation MTEAWITLATNDRYAQGALTLLNSLHASGTTRRIHCLITNEISNSVREKLVNKFDEVTVVDIFNSNDSENLSLIGRPDLGVTFTKFHCWRLTQYSKAVFLDADTMIIRNSDELFERPDFSAAADIGWPDMFNSGVFVFTPSLTVYRALLSLATSSGSFDGGDQGLLNEYFSNWRDLPSAHRLPFIYNMTAGEFYSYPAAYRKYGAQTKIVHFIGAQKPWNSPPSDSGLHKNEHYQQWHSFSLQSSSSSEAPAAPKVEDDSEKQRIAWEAGHPDYLGKDAFKNIQKALDESMAAVKPPAKP